One genomic window of Planctomonas sp. JC2975 includes the following:
- a CDS encoding SDR family oxidoreductase translates to MTDFTGLVAIVTGGASGIGAAIASRLRADGARVAVFDLAPDAADADLAVRVDVRDDATVVAGVQRVVDEFGRIDIVVNNAGIGAQGDVAANPDDEWLRVLDVNVVGMARVSRAALPHLRQSPSAAIVNTASIAATAGLPERALYSASKGAVLSLTRAMAADHLAEGIRVNAVSPGTADTPWVGRLLGSAPDPAAERAALEARQPHGRLVAAEEIADAVAYLASPAAGSTTGTAIEVDGGMSGLRLRPRG, encoded by the coding sequence ATGACCGACTTCACCGGCCTCGTCGCGATCGTCACGGGAGGCGCGTCCGGCATCGGTGCCGCGATCGCCAGCCGCCTGCGCGCAGACGGCGCACGGGTGGCCGTCTTCGACCTCGCCCCGGACGCCGCTGACGCAGACCTCGCCGTGCGCGTTGACGTTCGCGACGACGCGACGGTAGTCGCCGGCGTACAGCGGGTGGTCGACGAGTTCGGCCGCATCGACATCGTCGTGAACAACGCAGGCATCGGGGCGCAGGGCGATGTCGCGGCGAATCCGGACGACGAATGGCTCCGCGTGCTCGACGTCAACGTGGTCGGCATGGCGCGGGTCTCGCGGGCGGCGCTACCCCACCTTCGCCAGTCGCCGTCGGCCGCGATCGTCAACACGGCATCCATCGCGGCAACTGCCGGTCTCCCCGAGCGCGCCCTGTACTCGGCGTCGAAGGGCGCGGTGCTGTCGCTCACGCGGGCGATGGCTGCAGATCATCTGGCCGAAGGCATCCGGGTGAACGCGGTCAGCCCGGGTACCGCCGATACGCCATGGGTCGGCAGGCTGCTCGGCTCCGCGCCCGACCCGGCTGCCGAGCGCGCGGCGCTGGAGGCGCGACAGCCCCACGGACGGCTGGTCGCCGCCGAGGAGATCGCGGATGCCGTCGCCTACCTCGCCAGCCCCGCAGCCGGCTCCACGACGGGCACGGCCATCGAGGTGGACGGCGGCATGTCGGGGCTGCGCCTGCGTCCGCGCGGCTGA
- a CDS encoding L-fuconate dehydratase, which yields MSTIVAVDTRDVRFPTSLSLDGSDAMNPDPDYSAAYVSIRTDAADGLTGDAFVFTIGRGNDVQVAGLNTLRGHLIGLDVEELLADMGAASRLFMHDSQLRWLGPEKGVMHMAIGAVVNALWDLRAKRAGEPLWLHLSRLSSEELVSLIDFRYLTDALTPEEALDILRAAEPTREERIAELLEVGYPAYTTTPGWLGYSDEKLARLCREAVEAGFGQVKLKVGADLADDIRRFRIARQVLGDGYPIAMDANQRWGVQEAIDWVSALAEFDPAWIEEPTSPDDILGHAAIARGVAPVRVATGEHVQNRIVFKQMLQADALQVMQIDAARVGGVNENIANLLLAAKFGVPVCPHAGGVGLCEAVQHLSMFDFVAVTGTMDGRMIEYVDHLHEHFVTPTVVENGRYVTPTAPGAGTEMLPASLDEFEWHAPETDVRA from the coding sequence ATGAGCACGATCGTCGCCGTCGACACCAGGGACGTTCGCTTCCCGACCTCGCTCTCGCTCGACGGATCGGACGCCATGAATCCCGATCCCGACTACTCGGCCGCATACGTGAGCATTCGCACCGATGCTGCAGACGGTCTCACCGGCGACGCCTTCGTCTTCACCATCGGACGCGGCAACGACGTGCAGGTGGCCGGGTTGAACACCCTGCGCGGACACCTCATCGGACTGGACGTCGAGGAGCTGCTGGCGGACATGGGCGCGGCATCCCGCCTGTTCATGCACGACTCGCAGCTTCGCTGGCTCGGCCCCGAGAAGGGCGTCATGCACATGGCGATCGGCGCCGTCGTGAACGCGCTCTGGGACCTGCGCGCCAAGCGCGCGGGCGAGCCTCTGTGGCTGCACCTGTCGCGCCTCAGTTCAGAGGAGCTCGTCTCCCTCATCGATTTCCGGTACCTGACCGATGCGCTCACGCCCGAGGAAGCGCTCGACATACTGCGTGCCGCGGAACCGACACGAGAGGAGCGGATCGCCGAGCTCCTCGAGGTGGGGTATCCGGCGTACACCACGACCCCCGGGTGGCTGGGCTACTCGGACGAGAAGCTCGCTCGGCTCTGCCGCGAGGCCGTCGAGGCCGGCTTCGGGCAGGTGAAGCTGAAGGTGGGCGCGGACCTCGCGGATGACATCCGCCGCTTCCGCATCGCCCGTCAGGTGCTCGGCGACGGATACCCGATCGCCATGGATGCCAACCAGCGGTGGGGTGTGCAGGAGGCGATCGACTGGGTGAGTGCGCTCGCCGAGTTCGACCCGGCGTGGATCGAGGAGCCGACGAGCCCGGACGACATCCTGGGACACGCCGCCATCGCGCGAGGCGTCGCGCCGGTGCGGGTGGCAACCGGCGAGCACGTGCAGAACCGCATCGTGTTCAAGCAGATGCTGCAGGCCGATGCCCTTCAGGTGATGCAGATCGACGCGGCACGGGTCGGCGGCGTCAACGAGAACATCGCCAACCTGCTGCTGGCCGCCAAGTTCGGCGTCCCGGTCTGCCCGCATGCCGGCGGCGTCGGCCTCTGCGAGGCCGTCCAGCACCTCTCGATGTTCGATTTCGTGGCCGTGACCGGCACGATGGACGGCCGGATGATCGAATACGTCGACCACCTGCACGAGCACTTCGTGACGCCGACCGTCGTCGAGAATGGACGCTACGTCACCCCGACCGCGCCCGGCGCCGGCACCGAGATGCTGCCGGCGTCGCTCGACGAGTTCGAGTGGCACGCGCCGGAGACGGACGTGCGCGCGTGA
- a CDS encoding aldo/keto reductase, which produces MSRDPGVLDGLLPLGYGSASVGNLYRAVSDERVAKALDTAWLGGIRYYDTAPHYGLGLSERRLGAFLREKPRDEFVVSTKVGRLLEPNPAYAGGRDLAHQFDVPDDLVRRFDPSEAGIRRSLDDSLERLGLDHVDILYLHDPDVYDVEWGLRDGLPALAKLRDEGLVSQIGIGVNDAAVAARAVREGDLDLVMIAGRYTLLEQPALDDLFPACRERGTRIIAAAVYNSGLLATSTPATDATYNYTSAPPEIIERARVLGEVCAEFGVELPAAALQYPLRDPIVASVVVGTANPVSVRQNLDRFTAEIPEEMWASLAERGLIPA; this is translated from the coding sequence GTGAGCCGCGACCCAGGCGTTCTCGATGGCCTGCTGCCGCTCGGGTACGGATCCGCATCCGTCGGCAACCTGTACCGAGCGGTCAGCGACGAGCGAGTCGCGAAGGCCTTGGACACCGCGTGGCTGGGCGGCATCCGTTATTACGACACGGCCCCGCACTACGGGCTGGGGCTGAGCGAACGCCGCCTGGGCGCGTTCCTCCGCGAGAAGCCGCGGGACGAGTTCGTCGTCTCGACGAAGGTCGGACGTCTGCTCGAGCCGAATCCGGCGTACGCGGGCGGGCGGGACCTCGCGCACCAGTTCGACGTGCCGGACGACCTGGTGAGGCGCTTCGACCCGAGTGAGGCGGGCATCCGGCGCAGTCTCGATGATTCCCTGGAGCGGCTGGGGCTCGATCACGTGGACATCCTGTACCTGCACGACCCTGACGTATACGACGTCGAATGGGGACTGCGCGACGGACTGCCCGCTCTGGCGAAGCTGCGCGACGAGGGGCTCGTGTCGCAAATCGGCATCGGAGTGAACGACGCCGCGGTCGCCGCCAGGGCCGTCCGCGAAGGCGATCTCGACCTCGTGATGATCGCAGGACGCTACACGCTGCTCGAGCAGCCGGCACTCGACGACCTGTTCCCCGCGTGCCGGGAGCGCGGCACGCGCATCATCGCTGCTGCCGTCTACAACTCGGGGCTGCTGGCCACGTCGACGCCTGCTACGGATGCCACCTACAACTACACCTCGGCGCCGCCGGAGATCATCGAGCGGGCACGCGTGCTGGGGGAGGTCTGCGCCGAGTTCGGCGTCGAACTGCCGGCGGCGGCACTGCAGTATCCGCTGCGGGATCCGATCGTCGCGTCGGTCGTCGTCGGAACGGCGAATCCGGTTTCCGTGCGGCAGAACCTCGACCGCTTCACGGCTGAGATCCCTGAGGAGATGTGGGCCTCGTTGGCCGAGCGGGGGCTCATCCCGGCGTGA
- a CDS encoding amidohydrolase family protein, giving the protein MIDAHVHVWDPARLDYPWLADAPVLQRAFLPADIDRGHPDEGESDRDDRSAVRATARMVFVQAGCRSDQALDEVRWVLGLADVWPELAAIVADADLRSGTALERHLDALAAISDRGPSLSDQRSKGRRVGIPGVRHLLQDEPDELLHDRASRTALLDGLRMLAHRGLTFDLCVRHPQLGSVVAMLEEVPGLRVVLDHVGKPPVDAGIDTRDGRAWADAIDRMARLPSAHVKLSGLAAEASDTEVLDANAGAFLAHAITAFGPDRAMLGSDWPVSALTGATGTFAGWRERVRRAAHSAGVDVDGVASIEAGTASRFYALA; this is encoded by the coding sequence GTGATCGACGCACACGTCCACGTCTGGGATCCCGCCCGCCTCGACTACCCGTGGCTGGCGGACGCGCCTGTATTGCAGCGCGCGTTCCTCCCTGCGGACATCGACCGCGGGCACCCGGACGAGGGCGAATCCGACCGTGACGACCGCAGCGCGGTGCGTGCCACCGCGCGCATGGTCTTCGTGCAGGCCGGCTGCCGGTCCGATCAGGCACTGGACGAGGTGCGTTGGGTGCTCGGGCTCGCGGATGTCTGGCCGGAGCTCGCCGCGATCGTCGCCGACGCAGACCTCCGCTCGGGCACGGCGCTGGAGCGCCACCTCGATGCGTTGGCGGCGATCTCCGATCGCGGGCCGAGCCTGTCCGACCAGCGCTCGAAGGGGCGCCGCGTGGGCATCCCCGGTGTCCGTCACCTGCTGCAGGACGAGCCGGACGAGCTGCTCCACGACCGTGCGAGCCGCACGGCGCTCCTCGACGGACTCCGGATGCTGGCGCACCGCGGACTGACCTTCGATCTCTGCGTGAGGCATCCGCAGCTCGGCAGCGTGGTCGCGATGCTCGAGGAAGTCCCCGGCCTTCGGGTCGTGCTGGATCACGTCGGCAAGCCGCCCGTCGACGCCGGCATCGACACGCGGGACGGTCGCGCCTGGGCCGACGCGATCGATCGGATGGCACGCCTCCCCTCGGCACACGTGAAGCTGAGCGGACTGGCGGCCGAGGCATCCGACACCGAGGTACTCGACGCTAACGCCGGCGCGTTCCTCGCGCACGCGATCACGGCGTTCGGACCGGATCGCGCAATGCTCGGCAGCGACTGGCCGGTGAGCGCGCTGACGGGCGCGACGGGGACGTTCGCCGGATGGCGTGAACGGGTGCGCCGCGCGGCGCACAGTGCAGGGGTCGACGTCGACGGCGTCGCCTCCATCGAGGCGGGCACCGCCTCGCGCTTCTATGCCCTCGCCTGA
- a CDS encoding L-rhamnose mutarotase translates to MRVALHSTLLPGAVDDYVREHARVPDELRDLFDRAGIQDWTIWRSGDRLFHLVECEDFEAAMRVIRSDEADARWQEHIGVFVDDFFGPDGDAGYTPLAPVWRLEDQRAVDHDVTIADMGLD, encoded by the coding sequence ATGAGAGTCGCACTGCACTCCACACTCCTCCCTGGAGCCGTCGACGATTACGTGAGGGAGCACGCCCGGGTCCCTGACGAACTGCGCGACCTGTTCGATCGGGCGGGCATCCAGGACTGGACGATCTGGCGCTCAGGCGACCGGCTCTTCCACCTCGTGGAGTGCGAGGACTTCGAGGCGGCGATGCGCGTCATCCGGTCGGACGAGGCCGACGCGCGCTGGCAGGAGCACATCGGAGTGTTCGTGGACGACTTCTTCGGCCCGGACGGCGACGCCGGTTACACCCCGCTCGCACCGGTCTGGCGGCTCGAGGATCAACGGGCCGTCGACCACGACGTGACGATCGCCGACATGGGCCTCGATTGA
- a CDS encoding FadR/GntR family transcriptional regulator: MAVTDEAILKIKEMITSGRLAPGDRLPPEKELSESLGLSRSSLREAVKALEVIRVLDVRRGDGTYVTSLEPRLLLEALSFVIDLHDDRSVLEIFGVRRILEPAATKLAATRIADEQLDAVAGLIDNADSEAGIEALVQHDLEFHRAIVESCGNDYLAQLIESISSNTVRARIWRGLTQQDATDRTIAEHRAILAALRERDAELASALALAHIAGIEEWLREALDATTGRA; this comes from the coding sequence ATGGCAGTGACCGATGAGGCGATCCTCAAGATCAAGGAGATGATCACGAGCGGGCGTCTCGCGCCCGGTGACCGTCTTCCGCCGGAGAAGGAACTCAGCGAGAGCCTCGGGCTCTCCCGCTCTTCTCTGCGCGAGGCCGTCAAGGCACTCGAGGTGATCCGCGTGCTCGATGTACGGCGCGGCGACGGCACCTACGTCACGAGCCTGGAGCCCCGGCTCCTGCTGGAGGCCCTGTCCTTCGTCATCGACCTGCACGACGACCGATCCGTTCTGGAGATCTTCGGCGTGCGTCGCATCCTGGAGCCCGCGGCGACCAAGCTCGCCGCGACGCGTATCGCCGACGAGCAGCTCGACGCCGTCGCCGGCCTCATCGACAACGCGGACTCGGAGGCAGGCATCGAGGCGCTCGTGCAGCACGACCTGGAGTTCCACCGCGCGATCGTCGAATCCTGCGGCAACGACTACCTGGCGCAGCTGATCGAGTCCATCTCGAGCAACACCGTTCGTGCGCGCATCTGGCGCGGGCTCACCCAGCAGGACGCGACGGACCGCACGATCGCGGAGCATCGCGCCATCCTGGCCGCCTTGCGTGAGCGCGACGCGGAACTGGCATCCGCGCTCGCGCTCGCGCACATCGCAGGCATCGAGGAGTGGCTCCGCGAAGCGCTCGACGCCACGACCGGCAGAGCCTGA
- a CDS encoding aspartate-semialdehyde dehydrogenase, producing MGNGFTVGIVGATGQVGTVMRRILVERDFPVEKLRLFATARSAGTTLEFRGEQIVVEDVEIADFSGIDIALFSAGATGSRAYAPKFAEAGAIVIDNSSAWRMDPAVPLVVSEVNPHAIAQANQAAGGRGIIANPNCTTMAAMPVLKVLDAEAGLTRLIVSTYQAVSGSGLAGAQELAEQAEAAVASGHLLDLVHDGSAIELPDPVKYVRPIAFDVIPLAGSIVEDGMNETDEEKKLRNESRKILELPDLLVSGTCVRVPVFTGHSLSINAEFASPISPERAVEVLTDAPGVVLADVPTPLQAAGTDPSYVGRIRQDEGAPEGRGLALFIADDNLRKGAALNAVQIAELVAADLKAAAPVAS from the coding sequence ATGGGCAACGGATTCACCGTAGGCATCGTCGGCGCGACCGGTCAGGTCGGCACGGTGATGCGGCGCATTCTGGTCGAAAGGGACTTCCCTGTGGAGAAGCTGCGGCTGTTCGCGACCGCGCGTTCTGCAGGCACGACCCTGGAGTTCCGGGGCGAGCAGATCGTCGTCGAAGACGTCGAGATCGCCGACTTCTCCGGCATCGACATCGCCCTGTTCTCGGCCGGCGCCACCGGCAGCCGTGCCTACGCGCCGAAGTTCGCAGAGGCCGGCGCGATCGTCATCGACAACTCCAGCGCGTGGCGCATGGATCCGGCCGTCCCGCTCGTCGTGAGCGAGGTCAACCCGCACGCGATCGCCCAGGCGAACCAGGCTGCCGGCGGACGCGGCATCATCGCCAACCCGAACTGCACCACCATGGCGGCCATGCCCGTGCTCAAGGTGCTCGACGCCGAGGCCGGTCTCACACGACTGATCGTGTCGACCTATCAGGCCGTCAGCGGCTCGGGCCTCGCCGGAGCGCAGGAGCTGGCGGAGCAGGCGGAGGCTGCCGTGGCATCCGGTCACCTGCTCGACCTCGTGCACGATGGCTCCGCCATCGAGCTCCCGGATCCGGTGAAGTACGTGCGTCCGATCGCATTCGACGTCATCCCCCTCGCCGGCTCGATCGTCGAAGACGGTATGAACGAGACGGACGAAGAGAAGAAGCTGCGCAACGAGAGCCGCAAGATCCTCGAGCTGCCCGACTTGCTCGTGAGCGGCACCTGCGTGCGTGTTCCGGTCTTCACCGGGCACTCGCTGTCGATCAACGCCGAGTTCGCGAGTCCGATCAGCCCCGAGCGCGCTGTCGAGGTGCTGACGGATGCCCCCGGCGTCGTACTCGCGGACGTCCCGACCCCGCTCCAGGCGGCGGGCACGGACCCGAGCTACGTCGGACGGATCCGCCAGGACGAGGGCGCCCCAGAGGGCCGCGGACTGGCCCTGTTCATCGCGGACGACAACCTGCGCAAGGGTGCGGCGCTCAACGCCGTGCAGATCGCGGAGCTCGTGGCGGCCGACCTGAAGGCAGCAGCGCCGGTCGCATCCTGA
- a CDS encoding amino acid permease: MTHDGHHGIGLTQGTALYVAAVLGTGILLLPALAARAAGPGAIIAVGALAVISIPLASTFAALSTRYPDAGGVATFARRAFGPSAARVVSYWFYFGTPIGAPIAAIMTAQYVVAIVGGGRGTVIAIAAGLIVVPVAVTVFGVRFAGWVQLVLSAALMAILVLALAAAAPHTDPQNFTPVLPNGPAGVGGAISLYVWAFAGWEAVAGIAGEFARPRRDIPRATTLALVIVAIAYIAIQTVVVGVLGPRVGTTQAPLLDLVTIGLGPGWGLVVACVAVIVVVGVFNAYFAAFSKLGAAMGRDGDLPAWFGHGAERGGIARRGLLLSAAVMAVYFAIVAWIPDLQPVILVHTSIAAAIYGMGVASALVLLPRRSLGWWMSLLSCVLVLGLLVLAGANLVYPAIVAAAAIAAGAVAKVRRQRARDDRARRSPTRAA; encoded by the coding sequence ATGACGCACGACGGACACCACGGGATCGGCCTCACGCAGGGCACTGCACTGTACGTGGCCGCGGTGCTGGGAACAGGCATCCTGCTGCTGCCGGCACTCGCTGCACGCGCCGCCGGTCCTGGCGCGATCATCGCTGTCGGCGCATTGGCCGTGATCTCGATCCCACTCGCCTCGACGTTCGCCGCGCTGTCGACGAGATATCCGGATGCCGGTGGCGTCGCCACCTTCGCCCGTCGGGCATTCGGGCCGTCCGCCGCCCGCGTCGTCAGCTACTGGTTCTACTTCGGCACCCCGATCGGCGCTCCGATCGCCGCGATCATGACAGCCCAATACGTCGTCGCGATCGTCGGCGGTGGTCGCGGCACGGTGATCGCGATCGCGGCAGGGCTCATCGTCGTTCCCGTCGCCGTGACCGTGTTCGGCGTGCGCTTCGCCGGATGGGTGCAGCTCGTGCTCAGCGCCGCGCTCATGGCCATCCTGGTGCTCGCGCTCGCCGCCGCCGCACCGCACACGGATCCGCAGAACTTCACGCCAGTGCTGCCGAACGGGCCGGCAGGGGTCGGCGGCGCGATCAGCCTCTACGTCTGGGCGTTCGCCGGATGGGAGGCAGTGGCGGGGATCGCGGGCGAATTCGCGCGGCCGCGGCGGGACATCCCGCGCGCCACAACGCTCGCCCTGGTGATCGTGGCGATCGCGTACATCGCGATCCAGACCGTGGTCGTTGGCGTGCTCGGGCCCAGGGTCGGGACCACACAAGCACCGCTGCTCGATCTCGTGACCATCGGGCTCGGTCCCGGCTGGGGTCTCGTGGTGGCGTGCGTTGCCGTGATCGTGGTCGTCGGGGTGTTCAACGCGTACTTCGCGGCGTTCAGCAAGCTCGGTGCGGCGATGGGCCGCGACGGCGACCTGCCCGCCTGGTTCGGACACGGTGCGGAGCGGGGAGGAATCGCCCGCCGTGGACTGCTGCTGAGCGCGGCCGTCATGGCCGTCTACTTCGCGATCGTCGCGTGGATCCCCGACCTGCAGCCGGTGATCCTCGTGCACACGAGCATCGCGGCGGCCATCTACGGCATGGGTGTCGCGAGCGCGCTCGTGCTCCTCCCCCGGCGCAGCCTCGGCTGGTGGATGTCGCTGCTCTCGTGCGTGCTCGTGCTCGGCCTGCTCGTGCTCGCTGGCGCGAACCTCGTGTATCCGGCCATCGTCGCGGCAGCGGCGATCGCCGCCGGAGCGGTCGCGAAGGTCAGGCGTCAGCGAGCGCGCGACGATCGAGCACGGCGGAGTCCCACCCGAGCCGCCTGA
- a CDS encoding DUF1684 domain-containing protein, whose product MTDIQTAVDVADWRRRVFALYELVRELSEEEPAAAHAAWVVERDALFATHPSTPLLAEDRDLFSGLPVPEYDPSWRFELPIEDALPADLDVETGTDGVVPFERIGVVRMPDLGSLDVWRLRTYGGGLFVPVKDASAGRPGGTYGGGRYLLDTIKGADLGQGSRSGTVVLDFNFAYNPSCAYDPAWACPLAPPGNTVGIEIPVGERYRG is encoded by the coding sequence ATGACGGACATCCAGACCGCTGTCGATGTCGCCGACTGGCGTCGTCGCGTCTTCGCTCTGTACGAACTCGTGCGGGAGCTCAGCGAGGAGGAGCCCGCCGCCGCGCACGCCGCCTGGGTGGTGGAGCGCGACGCGCTGTTCGCGACGCATCCCTCGACCCCGCTTCTGGCGGAGGACCGCGACCTCTTCTCCGGGCTCCCCGTGCCCGAATACGACCCGTCCTGGCGCTTCGAGCTGCCCATCGAGGACGCTCTGCCCGCCGACCTCGACGTCGAGACCGGCACCGACGGGGTCGTCCCGTTCGAGCGCATCGGCGTCGTGCGGATGCCCGACCTCGGCTCCCTCGACGTCTGGCGTCTGCGCACCTACGGCGGCGGCCTCTTCGTGCCGGTGAAGGATGCCTCTGCCGGGCGTCCCGGCGGAACCTACGGCGGAGGTCGCTACCTTCTCGACACGATCAAGGGTGCGGACCTCGGCCAGGGATCCCGTTCGGGCACGGTCGTGCTCGACTTCAACTTCGCGTACAACCCGAGCTGCGCGTACGACCCGGCGTGGGCGTGCCCGCTGGCGCCGCCTGGCAACACGGTCGGCATCGAGATACCGGTGGGGGAGCGGTACCGAGGCTGA
- a CDS encoding MerR family transcriptional regulator: MRISELARITAIPVPTIKYYLREGILQQGESRGATQADYGDEHVQRLRLIRSLADVAGLPIARIKTVLDLIDHPGDDLFDALGRAIASLPPYATDSDDAEHPRAKAAIERLDWTYDADFAATAQLDRALQAVSDAGIPLTDERLETYGAALHRLAEFDVAQMPSGSRASGTDADADANAGREAGSAGGGRADTEEDALGQASAAIEYAVLGTALYEPVVVAMRRLAHQDVAARMLHPPATS, encoded by the coding sequence ATGCGCATCTCCGAACTGGCACGGATCACCGCCATTCCGGTACCGACGATCAAGTACTACCTGAGGGAGGGAATCCTCCAGCAGGGCGAGTCGCGCGGTGCGACACAGGCCGACTACGGCGACGAGCACGTGCAGCGGCTGCGGCTGATCCGCTCGCTGGCCGATGTCGCCGGGCTGCCGATCGCGCGCATCAAGACGGTGCTCGACCTGATCGACCATCCCGGTGACGACCTCTTCGACGCGCTCGGGCGGGCCATCGCATCCCTCCCGCCTTATGCGACGGACTCGGATGACGCCGAGCACCCTCGAGCGAAGGCCGCGATCGAACGCCTCGATTGGACCTACGACGCCGACTTCGCGGCGACGGCCCAGCTCGATCGTGCGCTGCAGGCGGTGTCTGACGCCGGCATCCCGCTCACCGACGAACGTCTCGAGACCTACGGCGCGGCCCTGCACCGACTCGCGGAGTTCGATGTGGCGCAGATGCCGTCCGGGTCGCGGGCATCGGGAACGGATGCGGATGCCGATGCGAATGCCGGCAGGGAAGCGGGATCAGCGGGCGGCGGTCGAGCCGACACCGAAGAGGACGCCCTCGGTCAGGCATCCGCCGCGATCGAATACGCCGTGCTCGGCACGGCCCTGTACGAGCCGGTGGTCGTCGCGATGCGACGCCTTGCGCACCAGGATGTCGCGGCGCGGATGCTGCATCCACCGGCGACATCCTGA